A stretch of Lysinibacillus agricola DNA encodes these proteins:
- a CDS encoding amidohydrolase family protein has translation MRIFDAHFHIIDFDFPITENQGYVPPSYVVEDYQKETATFNIVGGAIVSGSFQGFDQDYLVNALEKMGSAFCGVTQLPFSVTDDEIIDLHKKGMRALRFNVKRGGSEDLSKLDYFARRVYDLVGWHSELYIDAKDLPEIASTIEKLPAISIDHLGLSEEGLPHLLQLVDQGVRVKATGFGRVELNVEHALKSIYAVNPDALMFGTDLPSTRAKRPFAYADIELIQGLFDSISAEKILYQNAMNFYFK, from the coding sequence ATGAGAATTTTTGATGCACACTTTCACATTATTGATTTTGATTTTCCTATTACTGAAAACCAAGGATATGTACCACCTAGCTATGTTGTAGAAGATTACCAAAAAGAAACAGCGACTTTTAATATTGTAGGTGGTGCAATTGTCTCGGGTTCTTTCCAAGGTTTTGACCAAGATTATTTAGTCAATGCTTTAGAGAAAATGGGCTCTGCATTTTGTGGTGTTACGCAACTACCATTTTCGGTGACAGATGATGAGATTATTGATTTACATAAAAAAGGTATGCGCGCACTACGATTCAATGTGAAGCGTGGCGGCTCCGAAGATTTATCTAAACTCGATTACTTTGCGAGACGTGTTTATGATTTAGTTGGCTGGCATAGTGAACTATATATAGACGCAAAAGATTTGCCTGAAATTGCCTCAACGATTGAAAAATTACCGGCCATTTCAATTGATCATTTAGGGTTATCTGAGGAAGGCTTACCTCATTTGTTGCAACTCGTAGATCAAGGTGTACGAGTAAAAGCGACAGGTTTTGGTCGTGTGGAGCTCAATGTAGAACATGCTTTGAAATCCATTTATGCTGTCAATCCCGACGCGCTAATGTTCGGCACAGACTTGCCGTCAACACGGGCAAAAAGACCTTTTGCTTATGCAGATATTGAACTGATTCAAGGATTGTTTGATTCAATTTCTGCGGAAAAAATTCTTTATCAAAACGCGATGAATTTTTATTTTAAGTGA
- a CDS encoding DMT family transporter — protein sequence MKNIYVLLMLLTSLLWGGNFVVAKSLVEHASPLTLTSLRWLIAVAVLLPMVWWKEKRLLPSRDALLPLLLMGITGVVLFNIFQFLALERTTSTNVGLISTLNTISIAIFSFVFLKEKINILQSLSMLLSLFGVLLVLSKGNINLLLSFHFNLGDLWMLAAVCVWGIYSVCSKWAMKTTSPLMSNLYSGIFGLLVLLPFNLNDFTISNVNHSFILSLLYTGFISTVVCMVLWSIGIQKLGATTSGVFLNFNPIFTALLAFLFLGESISWTQGIGGLIVIIGCYLFSHFKTKTTYLNTSLSN from the coding sequence TTGAAGAATATCTATGTTCTATTAATGCTTTTAACCAGTTTACTTTGGGGAGGCAATTTTGTAGTTGCCAAATCGCTTGTTGAGCATGCCTCTCCCTTAACATTGACGAGCTTAAGATGGCTCATTGCCGTCGCCGTACTTCTTCCTATGGTATGGTGGAAAGAAAAAAGATTGCTTCCCTCTCGAGATGCCCTTCTCCCTTTATTGTTAATGGGCATTACAGGTGTGGTATTGTTCAATATTTTTCAATTTTTAGCATTGGAAAGAACTACATCGACGAATGTTGGCCTTATTTCAACATTAAATACTATTTCAATTGCGATTTTTTCATTTGTTTTTCTAAAGGAAAAGATTAATATACTTCAATCACTTTCAATGCTACTTTCGCTGTTCGGTGTTCTTCTCGTACTTTCAAAGGGGAACATCAACCTATTATTGTCTTTTCATTTTAATTTGGGTGATTTATGGATGCTTGCAGCTGTATGTGTATGGGGAATTTATTCCGTCTGTAGTAAATGGGCAATGAAAACTACCTCACCACTAATGTCTAATTTGTATTCAGGAATATTTGGACTTCTTGTACTATTGCCGTTTAACCTTAATGATTTTACCATTTCTAATGTTAATCATTCTTTTATACTATCCCTTTTATATACAGGGTTTATCTCCACTGTCGTTTGTATGGTACTTTGGAGCATTGGTATTCAAAAATTAGGGGCTACAACATCCGGTGTTTTCCTTAATTTCAACCCGATTTTCACGGCACTTTTAGCGTTTTTATTTTTAGGAGAAAGCATCTCTTGGACTCAAGGGATTGGAGGATTGATTGTTATTATAGGCTGTTATTTATTTTCACATTTTAAAACGAAAACAACTTATCTAAATACATCCCTTTCAAATTAA
- a CDS encoding (2Fe-2S)-binding protein, with the protein MIKPIYIGAKFELITIKSMMKPSVLGSINAMENHYFCATKDCHVIYFDSCNKEYLLSDIKVDVHQKNDSFSTPVCYCFGWTKEKIKHYVENELTPSPLQHIRENIKENRCGCEVNNPQGSCCLGNVTKYIKGLT; encoded by the coding sequence ATGATTAAGCCGATTTATATTGGTGCGAAGTTTGAGTTAATAACAATTAAATCCATGATGAAACCATCTGTATTAGGATCTATAAATGCTATGGAAAATCACTATTTTTGTGCTACTAAAGATTGTCATGTCATTTATTTTGATTCGTGTAATAAGGAGTACCTTCTATCTGATATAAAGGTAGATGTACATCAAAAGAATGACTCATTTAGTACACCGGTTTGTTATTGTTTTGGTTGGACTAAAGAGAAAATTAAACACTATGTTGAAAATGAACTCACTCCTAGCCCCTTACAACATATTCGTGAAAATATAAAAGAAAATCGTTGTGGCTGTGAGGTAAACAATCCTCAAGGTAGTTGTTGTTTAGGGAATGTTACGAAATATATTAAAGGTTTAACCTAA
- a CDS encoding Lrp/AsnC family transcriptional regulator, with protein MRDFERRLLDSVDTQILDILQREVQISNAELARRVNLSPPATHTRIKRLESEGFIDKQVAILNHEKLGFDLLCYVFMSTNIHQAKELEALENTLKTMTEILECHCLTGEYDYLLKVVIRDRKELNSFIRKLNRLGISRIQTNLSLREVKYSTVLPISVDEQ; from the coding sequence ATGAGAGATTTCGAAAGAAGATTATTAGATAGTGTGGATACTCAAATATTAGATATCTTGCAGAGAGAAGTTCAGATCAGTAATGCAGAACTAGCGAGACGGGTGAATTTATCCCCACCAGCGACACATACAAGGATAAAACGATTAGAAAGTGAAGGATTTATTGATAAACAAGTTGCCATTTTAAATCATGAGAAACTGGGATTCGATTTACTCTGCTATGTTTTCATGAGTACAAATATTCACCAAGCGAAGGAATTAGAAGCTTTGGAAAATACCTTAAAAACAATGACAGAAATATTAGAATGTCATTGTTTAACGGGAGAGTATGATTATCTTTTAAAGGTTGTTATTAGGGATCGAAAAGAATTAAATAGCTTTATAAGAAAATTAAATAGGCTTGGCATATCCCGCATTCAAACTAACTTATCTTTAAGAGAAGTTAAATATTCTACAGTCTTACCAATATCAGTGGATGAACAGTAG